A single window of Mycobacterium sp. ITM-2016-00318 DNA harbors:
- a CDS encoding DUF3145 domain-containing protein: MRASNQFADSTMGVVYIHASPAAVCPHVEWALSSTLRSRANLTWTPQPAMPGQLRAVTNWVGPVGAGGQLANALRSWSVLRFEVTEDPSNGVDGQRFCHTPQLGLWSGTMSANGDVMVGEMRLRSLMSSGADMLAAELDSVLGTAWDEALEPYRSGGDTGDVSWLNRGVG, from the coding sequence ATGCGTGCGTCGAACCAATTCGCCGACTCGACGATGGGCGTGGTTTACATCCACGCCTCACCAGCGGCCGTGTGCCCGCATGTCGAATGGGCGTTGTCGTCGACCCTGAGGTCGAGGGCCAATCTGACCTGGACACCCCAGCCGGCGATGCCCGGACAATTGCGCGCCGTCACCAACTGGGTCGGCCCGGTCGGCGCGGGCGGGCAGCTCGCCAACGCGCTGCGTTCCTGGTCGGTGCTGCGATTCGAGGTCACCGAAGATCCGAGCAACGGAGTCGACGGCCAGCGCTTCTGCCACACACCGCAGCTCGGGTTGTGGAGCGGAACGATGAGCGCCAACGGCGATGTGATGGTCGGCGAAATGCGGCTGCGCTCGTTGATGTCATCAGGCGCCGACATGCTCGCCGCCGAACTGGACTCGGTGCTGGGCACCGCATGGGACGAAGCCCTCGAGCCGTATCGCAGCGGCGGCGATACGGGCGATGTCTCTTGGCTCAATCGAGGCGTCGGCTAG